Proteins encoded in a region of the Candidatus Poribacteria bacterium genome:
- a CDS encoding Gfo/Idh/MocA family oxidoreductase encodes MDRVKLGFIGVGGIAGAHLNILAKMEDVEIKALCDVNPQTLERRGQEFGVKSLYGDFKEMIDKEELDAVYICVPPFAHADIEEKVAERGLHMFIEKPVELHMENAIRKEETIRKAGVICSVGYCARYLDISDKVKELLRDKVVELALGYFMGGAPGRWWIQKDKSGGQLVEQTTHMVDIARFFLGDVQAVNGAFVALTRPSPDYTIDNASIVTLYFKNGAIGSITSACMLSQGYKTGLDMFARDYILEFTYGNLRIRTPQGTEEIKAGVNMYHEEDRAFIDAVKSGDRSLIRSPYADAVKTLEITLAAEVSAREKRVVEMKFQA; translated from the coding sequence GTGGATAGGGTTAAGCTCGGGTTCATAGGGGTCGGCGGCATAGCCGGCGCACACCTGAATATATTGGCCAAGATGGAGGACGTCGAGATAAAGGCCCTCTGCGATGTAAATCCCCAGACGCTGGAGAGACGAGGGCAGGAGTTCGGCGTCAAATCGCTCTATGGAGATTTCAAGGAGATGATCGATAAGGAGGAACTCGACGCCGTCTACATATGCGTTCCTCCCTTCGCCCACGCCGATATAGAGGAGAAAGTGGCCGAGAGAGGATTGCATATGTTCATCGAGAAACCGGTCGAGTTACATATGGAAAACGCCATCCGCAAGGAGGAGACGATAAGAAAGGCCGGGGTTATCTGCTCGGTGGGATACTGCGCCAGATACCTGGACATCTCGGACAAGGTCAAGGAGCTTTTGAGGGATAAGGTCGTCGAGCTTGCCCTGGGCTACTTCATGGGAGGAGCCCCGGGGAGATGGTGGATACAGAAGGATAAATCCGGGGGCCAGCTCGTCGAGCAGACCACGCATATGGTGGACATAGCCAGATTCTTCTTAGGAGATGTCCAGGCGGTTAACGGTGCCTTCGTCGCTTTGACGAGACCATCCCCCGATTACACGATAGATAACGCCAGCATAGTAACGCTTTATTTTAAGAACGGCGCCATAGGTTCGATCACATCCGCATGTATGCTCTCCCAGGGGTATAAGACGGGACTTGATATGTTCGCCAGGGATTACATCCTCGAGTTCACCTATGGCAACCTCCGGATAAGAACCCCCCAGGGCACCGAGGAGATAAAGGCAGGTGTCAACATGTATCACGAGGAGGATAGGGCCTTTATAGATGCCGTGAAAAGCGGCGACCGCTCGTTGATCCGATCACCCTATGCGGACGCTGTCAAAACGTTGGAGATCACCCTAGCAGCGGAGGTTTCGGCGAGGGAGAAAAGGGTTGTCGAGATGAAATTTCAAGCGTGA
- a CDS encoding glycosyltransferase family 39 protein, translating to MGRWALIALAIVGTILFGVKLWIVYPIKWIGHADAADYAEMADSLIHGRGLSVEYIGYCYFISQRKYPQITHPDAHYPPLYSFLIVPFFLIFSKRAFAAKIPSLLVSSLGLPIVTYLLARKLTRSSLVGLAAGLAVLVVPKMFRHSLYCLSDLLYTFMVATTILLFLKGLEEPRWFPIMGISAALSYYAKGSGLVLIPSYLLAYLLLRFKVKDRSHADRMFAAGLLTILLVLIPWFVRNTIHFGNPIFSTQSYAAGYIGYQDWEVGTYSLYKGGNLPNVTWKFKKGLNVVMNKTAEFYKRYLWWSFFDDGRGWGDLRWSEFRTYYTGLPALVGFILFALSALYLMEENVLRKLISPASMRSKAIISSWTMIRLKRIRRIVSTFMMIWFEPRLIAFLIPSGALMTFLSLCWSPIDRLAFPFVPLVIITGLWTAHRFISLPFPKRFTWAASLILLIGIAPLLWHNSRQIYRDYKNGGYPYHEGGVDWMDVAKWLRENAPGAITMTRNPWELHFYTEQKAIQIPRADLKDIVDVMRFYKVTHIIPQLNIRPTLKPLVEGKIPGLELVYRKGGLSLYRVRYDLLDKLFPPSDKGGTGS from the coding sequence ATGGGTAGATGGGCTCTGATCGCTCTGGCGATAGTGGGAACGATCCTCTTCGGGGTGAAACTGTGGATCGTATATCCCATAAAGTGGATAGGGCATGCCGATGCAGCCGATTATGCCGAGATGGCCGATAGTCTTATCCACGGCAGGGGATTATCGGTCGAGTATATCGGTTATTGTTACTTCATCTCTCAGCGGAAATATCCTCAGATAACGCATCCCGATGCCCATTATCCGCCGCTCTACTCCTTTCTGATCGTTCCATTCTTTCTGATCTTCAGCAAGCGGGCCTTCGCGGCGAAGATCCCTTCCCTTCTGGTCTCATCGCTGGGGTTGCCGATCGTGACCTACCTGCTGGCGCGGAAGCTGACCAGAAGCAGCCTTGTCGGGCTGGCCGCCGGCCTTGCCGTTTTGGTTGTGCCGAAGATGTTCCGCCATTCGCTCTACTGCCTCTCCGATCTGTTATACACCTTCATGGTGGCCACGACGATACTTCTCTTTCTAAAGGGGCTGGAAGAACCCAGATGGTTCCCTATCATGGGCATCTCGGCCGCCCTCTCCTATTACGCCAAGGGATCGGGGCTCGTCCTCATCCCCTCCTACCTGCTCGCCTATCTCCTCCTGCGTTTTAAGGTCAAAGACCGATCACATGCCGATAGGATGTTCGCCGCCGGATTGCTGACCATCTTGCTCGTGTTGATCCCCTGGTTCGTGAGGAACACGATCCATTTCGGAAACCCCATCTTCAGCACCCAGAGCTACGCCGCCGGGTATATCGGGTATCAGGACTGGGAGGTGGGAACATACTCGCTCTATAAGGGCGGGAACCTGCCCAACGTAACCTGGAAGTTCAAAAAGGGGCTAAACGTCGTAATGAATAAGACGGCCGAGTTTTACAAACGGTATCTGTGGTGGAGCTTCTTTGACGATGGAAGAGGATGGGGCGATCTGAGGTGGAGCGAGTTCAGGACGTACTATACGGGGCTCCCCGCCCTTGTGGGCTTTATCCTCTTCGCCCTTTCAGCCCTGTATCTGATGGAGGAGAACGTCCTACGGAAGCTGATATCCCCCGCATCGATGAGATCGAAAGCGATAATCTCCTCATGGACGATGATCCGGCTTAAGAGGATCAGGAGGATCGTATCCACCTTTATGATGATCTGGTTTGAGCCGAGGCTCATCGCCTTTCTGATCCCATCCGGTGCGCTGATGACATTCCTCTCGCTTTGCTGGAGCCCGATAGACAGGCTGGCCTTCCCTTTCGTCCCGCTTGTCATCATCACGGGCCTGTGGACGGCGCACAGATTTATAAGCCTTCCGTTCCCTAAAAGATTCACCTGGGCCGCCTCACTGATTCTTCTGATCGGCATAGCGCCGCTTCTATGGCATAACTCGCGCCAGATCTATCGCGATTACAAAAACGGCGGATATCCATACCATGAGGGTGGGGTCGATTGGATGGATGTAGCCAAATGGCTGAGGGAGAACGCGCCGGGGGCGATAACGATGACCCGTAATCCCTGGGAGCTACATTTTTACACTGAGCAGAAGGCGATTCAGATTCCGAGGGCCGATCTGAAGGATATCGTCGATGTGATGAGGTTCTACAAGGTCACACATATAATCCCACAGCTCAACATCCGCCCGACGCTGAAACCCCTGGTGGAGGGGAAGATCCCGGGACTGGAGTTAGTCTATAGGAAGGGAGGACTCTCACTCTACAGGGTCAGGTATGATCTGCTGGATAAGCTTTTCCCTCCTTCCGATAAGGGTGGGACGGGCTCATAG